Proteins encoded within one genomic window of Catenulispora sp. EB89:
- a CDS encoding carbohydrate ABC transporter permease, protein MPSLAVFGMFILYPLVESFVLSTHGSDIFGNSSRFVGLKHFRDMFSDSGFYKVLGTTALFTVMTVIPGVLGALALVLLMESRIRGIRIFRSAFALPFAFSAASASVIFAVIYNPAVGIANGMLAHFGTRPVGWLTDPRWVLLSVVVVQVWMTLGYNVLVLSAGVAAVPGDIIEAARLDGATGWRLNRSILVPLLSPQLFFLTVVSTINSLQAFTAIRILAPEGGPEGKAMTLVYAIYNKGFENGNSDLGTASAYAIVLLFIVLVLTAIQFGVLERKVFYR, encoded by the coding sequence GTGCCGTCGCTCGCGGTATTCGGGATGTTCATCCTGTACCCGCTCGTGGAGTCGTTCGTCCTGAGCACCCACGGCAGCGACATCTTCGGGAACTCCTCGCGCTTCGTCGGGCTGAAGCACTTCCGCGACATGTTCTCCGACTCCGGGTTCTACAAAGTCCTCGGGACCACCGCGCTGTTCACGGTGATGACCGTGATCCCCGGCGTTCTCGGTGCGCTGGCGCTGGTCCTTCTGATGGAGTCGCGGATCCGCGGCATCCGGATCTTCCGCAGCGCGTTCGCCCTGCCCTTCGCCTTCTCCGCGGCGAGCGCCTCGGTGATCTTCGCGGTGATCTACAACCCGGCGGTCGGCATCGCGAACGGGATGCTCGCGCACTTCGGCACCAGGCCGGTGGGCTGGCTGACCGACCCCAGGTGGGTGCTGCTGTCCGTGGTGGTCGTGCAGGTGTGGATGACGCTCGGGTACAACGTGCTCGTGCTGTCCGCCGGCGTGGCGGCGGTCCCCGGCGACATCATCGAGGCGGCGCGCCTGGACGGTGCCACCGGCTGGAGACTGAACCGCTCCATCTTGGTGCCGCTGCTCTCGCCCCAGCTGTTCTTCCTCACCGTGGTCTCGACCATCAACTCCCTCCAGGCGTTCACCGCCATCCGGATCCTCGCTCCGGAGGGCGGCCCCGAGGGCAAGGCGATGACGCTGGTCTACGCCATCTACAACAAGGGCTTCGAGAACGGGAACAGCGACCTCGGCACGGCCAGCGCCTACGCCATCGTGCTGCTGTTCATCGTGCTGGTACTCACCGCGATCCAGTTCGGGGTGCTGGAGCGGAAGGTGTTCTACCGGTGA
- a CDS encoding GuaB1 family IMP dehydrogenase-related protein — MRFLNQYSPPYDLTYDDVFMVPARSQVGSRLAVDLSSSDGTGTTIPLVVANMTAVAGRRMAETIARRGGIAVIPQDIPLDVVAEVIGWVKDRSPVYDTPVTLAPTSTVGEALALLPKRSHGALVVVDGDGRPAGIVTEADCAGTDRFTNVSDVMSRDLLTIPDGTSAEAAFDALDGKHRLAPVVDADGRLTGLWTRKGALRSALYKPAVDDQGRLRVGAAIGINGDVAARAKELLAAGADVLVIDTAHGHQEKMFEALTAVRALNPGVPLVAGNVVSPEGTRDLIEAGADIVKVGVGPGAMCTTRMMTGVGRPQFSAVYECAAEAHRLGKHVWADGGVRHPRDVALALAAGASNVMIGSWFAGTYESPGDAVRDGDGRLYKENFGMASARAVRLRTAEDSAFDRARKALFEEGISSSRMYLDRDRPGVEDLVDAIIAGVRSSCTYAGAKDLAQFHERAVVGVQSAAGFAEGKPLHSSW, encoded by the coding sequence GTGCGTTTCCTCAACCAGTACTCACCTCCGTACGACCTCACGTACGACGACGTTTTCATGGTCCCCGCGCGATCCCAGGTGGGTTCCCGCCTGGCCGTGGACCTGAGTTCCTCCGACGGCACCGGGACCACGATCCCGCTGGTCGTGGCCAACATGACGGCCGTCGCCGGCCGCCGGATGGCCGAGACCATCGCCCGCCGCGGCGGCATCGCGGTCATCCCGCAGGACATCCCGCTCGACGTGGTCGCCGAGGTGATCGGCTGGGTCAAGGACCGCAGCCCGGTCTACGACACCCCGGTCACGCTCGCGCCCACCAGCACCGTCGGCGAGGCGCTGGCGCTGCTGCCGAAGCGGTCGCACGGCGCGCTGGTCGTGGTGGACGGGGACGGCCGCCCGGCCGGCATCGTCACCGAGGCCGACTGCGCCGGCACCGACCGGTTCACCAACGTCAGCGACGTCATGTCCCGCGACCTGCTCACCATCCCGGACGGCACCTCCGCCGAGGCCGCGTTCGACGCCCTGGACGGCAAGCACCGCCTGGCGCCGGTCGTGGACGCCGACGGCCGCCTCACCGGCCTGTGGACTCGCAAGGGCGCGCTGCGCTCGGCGCTGTACAAGCCGGCGGTCGACGACCAGGGCCGGCTCCGCGTCGGCGCCGCGATCGGCATCAACGGCGACGTGGCGGCGCGCGCCAAGGAACTCCTCGCGGCCGGCGCCGACGTGCTCGTCATCGACACCGCGCACGGCCACCAGGAGAAGATGTTCGAGGCCCTGACCGCGGTGCGCGCCCTGAACCCGGGCGTCCCGCTGGTCGCCGGCAACGTGGTGTCCCCGGAGGGCACCCGCGACCTGATCGAGGCCGGCGCGGACATCGTCAAGGTCGGCGTCGGCCCCGGCGCCATGTGCACCACGCGCATGATGACCGGCGTCGGCCGCCCGCAGTTCTCGGCCGTCTACGAGTGCGCGGCAGAAGCCCACCGCCTCGGCAAGCACGTGTGGGCCGACGGCGGCGTCCGCCACCCCCGCGACGTGGCGCTGGCCCTGGCCGCCGGCGCGTCGAACGTGATGATCGGCTCCTGGTTCGCCGGCACCTACGAGTCCCCGGGCGACGCCGTGCGCGACGGCGACGGACGCCTCTACAAGGAGAACTTCGGCATGGCCTCGGCGCGCGCAGTGCGCCTGCGCACCGCCGAGGACTCCGCCTTCGACCGCGCCCGCAAGGCGCTGTTCGAGGAGGGGATCTCCAGCTCGCGGATGTACCTCGACCGCGACCGCCCGGGCGTGGAAGACCTCGTCGACGCCATCATTGCCGGAGTGCGCAGCTCGTGCACCTACGCCGGGGCGAAGGACCTGGCGCAGTTCCACGAGCGGGCCGTGGTCGGCGTGCAGAGCGCTGCCGGATTCGCGGAAGGGAAGCCGCTGCACAGCAGCTGGTAG
- a CDS encoding MBL fold metallo-hydrolase produces MRVTVLGGSGAWPVAGDACSGFLLTHEGFSILVDAGYAVLPRLLELMPAEQLDAVYISHGHPDHCADLNPLLRARALGGADPDPLPVYAPHGALNAVLALDRPGMLDAAVARRDFEPGESFSVGPFDLRTSLLPHWVPNAGVRAAAGGHAVVYTGDCGPHPALVELARGADALIAEATYPEVMAAGDAPYLSTARQAARQASEAGVGRLVLTHLWPGSEPGESLDAAAKEYGGRTHVARGGLSFDA; encoded by the coding sequence ATGCGGGTGACGGTGCTGGGCGGCAGCGGGGCGTGGCCGGTGGCAGGCGACGCGTGCAGCGGGTTTCTGTTAACTCATGAGGGTTTCTCCATCCTGGTCGACGCGGGCTACGCGGTACTGCCGCGACTGCTGGAACTGATGCCGGCGGAGCAGCTGGACGCCGTCTACATCAGCCACGGGCATCCCGACCACTGTGCCGATCTCAATCCTTTGCTTCGAGCTCGGGCGCTGGGCGGCGCCGACCCCGACCCCCTGCCCGTCTACGCACCGCACGGCGCCCTGAACGCCGTACTGGCCCTGGACCGGCCGGGGATGCTCGACGCCGCCGTGGCACGCCGCGACTTCGAGCCGGGGGAGTCGTTCTCGGTCGGGCCGTTCGACCTGCGCACCTCGCTCCTGCCGCACTGGGTACCCAACGCGGGGGTGCGGGCCGCGGCCGGCGGCCACGCCGTCGTCTACACCGGGGACTGTGGTCCGCACCCCGCGCTCGTCGAGTTGGCGCGGGGTGCGGACGCACTCATCGCCGAGGCCACGTATCCGGAGGTGATGGCCGCTGGCGATGCCCCCTACCTGTCGACCGCCCGGCAGGCGGCACGGCAGGCATCGGAAGCGGGTGTCGGCAGGCTGGTGCTGACGCACCTGTGGCCGGGCTCAGAGCCGGGGGAGTCCCTCGACGCGGCGGCGAAGGAGTACGGCGGGCGTACCCACGTCGCGCGCGGCGGGCTGTCCTTCGACGCGTAG
- a CDS encoding Ig-like domain-containing protein codes for MSGLWISGRVVLTTGNRADAPSPDRMVTDHHDLEDIMFRTTLTTSRTRRYSGAVVAATAAAMVLTPGVAFAAGQPAGPGPGSGHSGTTAGSHRSGHPGHATGHSGHSAGHSAGRSGTGHSGSGSRSPGHTGAGHSASHATGHAGGSRSGGHAAGHTGSGSSTTSGRTAAHGAKVASHSTGSGSSDGRQDSGSKTSSASSAAGMSETVTRLSVSNSDGIVTMSARVSPAHRGSGASAATGSVTFTVDDASSGPIPMSAGKAMVQVELGPGRHTASAKYSGDAEHAPSDSGAVSVTAG; via the coding sequence ATGTCCGGTTTGTGGATATCCGGGAGAGTTGTCCTCACCACCGGGAACCGCGCCGACGCCCCGTCGCCGGACCGGATGGTCACCGATCACCACGATCTGGAGGACATCATGTTTCGCACGACTTTGACCACATCCCGCACCCGCCGCTACTCGGGGGCGGTGGTCGCGGCCACAGCGGCCGCGATGGTGCTGACGCCGGGGGTGGCGTTCGCCGCCGGGCAGCCTGCGGGTCCGGGCCCGGGTTCCGGGCACTCCGGGACCACGGCCGGCAGCCACCGGAGTGGACACCCGGGACACGCGACCGGGCACTCCGGACACTCCGCCGGGCACTCCGCCGGGCGCAGCGGCACGGGTCACTCGGGCTCGGGCTCGCGCTCGCCGGGGCACACCGGTGCGGGTCACTCGGCTTCTCACGCGACCGGACATGCCGGCGGCAGCCGGTCCGGCGGGCACGCGGCCGGACACACCGGCTCCGGCTCCTCGACCACCTCGGGCCGGACTGCCGCCCATGGCGCGAAGGTCGCCTCGCACAGCACCGGGTCCGGTTCCTCCGACGGTCGGCAGGATTCCGGCTCCAAGACATCCTCGGCATCCTCTGCGGCCGGCATGTCCGAGACGGTCACCAGGCTGTCCGTATCCAACAGCGACGGCATCGTGACCATGTCGGCCCGGGTGTCGCCGGCCCACCGCGGGAGCGGCGCCTCGGCGGCCACCGGCAGCGTGACCTTCACGGTCGACGACGCCTCCTCCGGCCCGATCCCGATGTCCGCCGGAAAGGCCATGGTGCAGGTCGAGCTCGGCCCGGGCCGGCATACCGCCTCCGCGAAGTACAGCGGCGACGCCGAGCACGCCCCGAGCGATTCCGGGGCGGTGAGCGTGACAGCGGGTTGA
- a CDS encoding cytochrome c oxidase assembly protein, whose amino-acid sequence MPAPLGGAQVGSAWRLNPYVGAILLVVAALYVAGTVVARRRGTRWPVHRTVVFVIGLALFAWTTMSFLAVYQQVMFWPRAVQIITLLMVVPLFLALGMPLTLAIDGGPQWLAGAVRRVLATRIAALLTFPAVVSIVFLVTPFTVYFSPIYEDTLRSRGAAWVLSFALSALGFFYYWTRLRLDPVPKEYPHLVSVWITFAEAIADGALGLTLMLGHHLVAGDWYTALNRPGGLSPRQDQVWGGGALWLIGDLAGVPFLGALWRRMFDEDRDRAAEVDAELDALEAEGAIVYGTASTAAAGVAATAAVAGSGTGAETDDVDASTPASISHTSPATVGAAASGEEAKRTRPWWETDPVLGRRMGFLDEE is encoded by the coding sequence ATGCCCGCTCCGCTGGGCGGGGCCCAGGTGGGCTCGGCGTGGCGGCTGAACCCATACGTCGGGGCGATCCTGCTGGTCGTCGCGGCGCTCTACGTGGCCGGGACGGTCGTGGCGCGGCGCCGCGGCACGCGCTGGCCGGTGCACCGCACCGTGGTCTTCGTCATCGGGCTGGCGCTGTTCGCCTGGACGACGATGTCGTTCCTGGCGGTGTACCAACAGGTGATGTTCTGGCCGCGGGCCGTGCAGATCATCACCCTGCTCATGGTGGTGCCGCTGTTCCTGGCGCTCGGGATGCCGCTGACGCTGGCGATCGACGGCGGCCCGCAATGGCTGGCCGGCGCGGTGCGGCGGGTGCTGGCGACGCGGATCGCGGCCCTGCTGACGTTCCCGGCCGTGGTGTCGATCGTGTTCCTGGTGACGCCGTTCACCGTCTACTTCTCGCCGATCTACGAGGACACGCTGCGCTCGCGGGGCGCGGCGTGGGTCCTGAGCTTCGCGCTGAGCGCGCTCGGGTTCTTCTACTACTGGACGCGGCTGCGCCTGGACCCGGTGCCGAAGGAGTACCCGCACCTGGTGTCGGTGTGGATCACGTTCGCGGAGGCGATCGCCGACGGCGCGCTGGGCCTGACGCTGATGCTGGGGCACCACCTGGTCGCCGGGGACTGGTACACGGCGCTGAACCGGCCGGGCGGGCTGTCGCCGAGGCAGGACCAGGTGTGGGGCGGCGGGGCGCTGTGGCTGATCGGGGACCTGGCCGGGGTGCCGTTCCTCGGGGCGCTGTGGCGGCGGATGTTCGACGAGGACCGTGACCGGGCCGCCGAGGTGGACGCGGAGCTGGACGCGTTGGAGGCCGAGGGCGCGATCGTCTACGGGACCGCTTCGACGGCCGCCGCTGGTGTCGCTGCCACTGCCGCTGTCGCAGGCAGCGGAACCGGTGCCGAGACGGATGACGTAGACGCGTCCACGCCCGCGTCTATTTCTCATACTTCTCCGGCCACCGTCGGCGCGGCCGCCAGCGGCGAGGAGGCGAAGCGGACCCGCCCCTGGTGGGAGACCGATCCGGTGCTCGGCCGGCGGATGGGATTCCTCGACGAGGAGTGA
- a CDS encoding carbohydrate ABC transporter permease, with product MSALVKDRIAKVLVYLVLIIAALAVVFPVYYALAGSIMPTRDLIKAPPALVPSGIHPGNFVDVFHAIPLARQYLNSVVVAVIITVAQLATSLLAAYAFVFLPVKWRTAVFGLFLATLMIPWEAIIIPNYKTISNAHLANTYFALVLPFLASAFGTFMLRQSFLQFPMELRDAAKIDGSGHLRFLWRIVVPVSRPTIAAIAVYSFLSAWNQYFWPLLVTDDPKMQTLQLGMSQLNNSESADPRLILAGVACSVLPTLLLVVFGQKFIVKGLTSGAVK from the coding sequence GTGAGCGCGCTCGTGAAGGACCGCATAGCGAAGGTCCTCGTATATCTGGTGCTTATCATCGCGGCGCTCGCGGTGGTGTTCCCGGTCTACTACGCGCTGGCCGGCAGCATCATGCCGACCCGGGACCTGATCAAGGCCCCGCCGGCGCTGGTCCCCTCCGGGATCCACCCAGGGAACTTCGTGGACGTCTTCCACGCGATCCCGCTGGCACGCCAGTACCTGAACAGCGTGGTCGTGGCAGTGATCATCACGGTCGCCCAGCTGGCGACCTCCCTGCTGGCCGCGTACGCGTTCGTCTTCCTGCCGGTGAAGTGGCGCACGGCGGTGTTCGGGCTCTTCCTGGCGACGCTGATGATCCCCTGGGAGGCGATCATCATCCCCAACTACAAGACGATCTCGAACGCGCACCTGGCGAACACCTACTTCGCGCTGGTGCTGCCGTTCCTGGCCTCCGCGTTCGGCACCTTCATGCTGCGGCAGTCGTTCCTGCAGTTCCCGATGGAGCTGCGCGACGCGGCCAAGATCGACGGCTCGGGGCACCTGCGGTTCCTGTGGCGGATCGTCGTGCCGGTGTCGCGGCCGACCATCGCCGCGATCGCCGTGTACTCGTTCCTGTCCGCCTGGAACCAGTACTTCTGGCCGCTGCTGGTGACCGACGACCCCAAGATGCAGACGCTGCAGCTGGGGATGTCGCAGCTGAACAACTCCGAGTCCGCCGACCCGCGGCTGATCCTGGCCGGCGTCGCCTGCTCGGTGCTGCCGACGCTGCTGCTGGTGGTGTTCGGCCAGAAGTTCATCGTCAAGGGCCTGACCAGCGGAGCCGTCAAGTAG
- a CDS encoding YibE/F family protein, with protein sequence MAVSSRRSRSAQESSGRGGSGHGHSHGHSHGHGPATPASPRLRTLITALLLPVAAAAVAGLVLLWPSAAKSPIPPQVWVQGTVTASTLVQPGPNGGTAPPAGGSTTTAPGGLDTTNDQLTIQITSGPTKGSTATVTVGVDPSTPKYSVGDGLVLTYDKSQPADGQYNIKDFQRGPPLMSLAIAFALFVLVVGRWRGAGAIAALAVSFGVLVKFTLPAIVGGENSIEVAAVTAGVILFAALYATHGVSVRTSVAVLGTAISLALIGGLGEAGTKLAHLTGLGDDNAATVAGYFHKVDVQGLLLAGIIIGALGVLNDVTATQVSSVWELKAADPTMGAAELFRVGMRIGRDHIGSTVNTLVLAYAGGSLPLFVLMTTSSQGWSGAAGAEVVAEEIVRTLVGSIGLAAAVPITTALAAYFAAGEGGHEAGRESGHGDEPQSSRLTYPDLRERRGGRRSVIDDLAADDALAEDTLPGARRGGGRATPVARMPESRRSGEWNLDGTRAGSGPHRMPRPAPYPAPAPPPQPQPQPQTQPVADPYGQNPYGSDPYGVDPYGTDPYRGQQQNPPYYG encoded by the coding sequence ATGGCCGTGAGCAGCCGCCGATCGAGGTCTGCGCAGGAGAGCTCCGGCCGGGGCGGGTCCGGTCACGGACACTCCCACGGGCACTCGCACGGCCACGGCCCGGCGACCCCGGCCTCACCCCGGCTGCGGACCCTGATCACCGCGCTGCTGTTGCCGGTGGCCGCGGCGGCGGTGGCCGGGCTCGTGCTCCTGTGGCCGTCGGCGGCGAAGTCGCCGATCCCGCCGCAGGTGTGGGTGCAGGGCACGGTGACGGCTTCGACGCTGGTGCAGCCCGGACCGAACGGCGGCACCGCGCCGCCGGCCGGCGGCAGCACCACCACCGCGCCGGGCGGGCTGGACACCACCAACGACCAGCTGACCATCCAGATCACCAGCGGGCCCACCAAGGGCTCGACCGCGACGGTGACCGTGGGCGTGGACCCGAGCACTCCCAAGTACTCGGTCGGCGACGGCCTGGTCCTCACCTACGACAAGAGCCAGCCGGCGGACGGCCAGTACAACATCAAGGACTTCCAGCGCGGCCCGCCGCTGATGAGCCTGGCGATCGCGTTCGCGCTGTTCGTCCTGGTGGTCGGGCGCTGGCGCGGGGCCGGGGCGATCGCGGCGCTGGCCGTGTCGTTCGGAGTGCTCGTGAAGTTCACGCTGCCGGCGATCGTCGGCGGCGAGAACTCGATCGAGGTCGCGGCGGTCACCGCGGGTGTCATCCTGTTCGCGGCGCTCTACGCGACGCACGGGGTGTCGGTACGGACATCCGTGGCCGTCCTGGGCACGGCGATCAGCCTGGCGCTGATCGGCGGGCTCGGAGAGGCCGGGACCAAACTGGCCCACCTGACCGGGCTCGGCGACGACAACGCCGCGACCGTCGCGGGCTACTTCCACAAGGTCGACGTCCAAGGGCTGCTGCTGGCCGGCATCATCATCGGCGCGCTCGGCGTGCTCAACGACGTCACCGCCACACAGGTGTCCTCGGTCTGGGAGCTGAAGGCCGCCGACCCGACGATGGGCGCCGCCGAGCTGTTCCGCGTCGGCATGCGCATCGGCCGGGACCACATCGGCTCCACGGTGAACACCCTGGTGCTGGCGTACGCTGGCGGCAGCCTGCCGCTGTTCGTCCTGATGACCACGTCCAGCCAGGGCTGGAGCGGCGCGGCCGGGGCCGAGGTGGTGGCCGAGGAGATCGTGCGCACCCTGGTGGGCTCGATCGGCCTGGCAGCGGCGGTGCCGATCACCACCGCGCTGGCGGCGTACTTCGCCGCCGGCGAGGGCGGGCACGAGGCCGGTCGCGAGAGCGGCCACGGCGACGAGCCGCAGAGCTCGCGCCTGACCTACCCGGACCTGCGCGAGCGCCGCGGCGGCCGGCGCAGCGTGATCGACGACCTCGCCGCGGACGACGCTCTCGCCGAGGACACGCTGCCCGGCGCGCGGCGCGGCGGGGGACGCGCCACGCCGGTCGCGCGCATGCCGGAGAGTCGGCGGAGCGGCGAGTGGAACCTGGACGGGACGCGCGCCGGCAGCGGTCCGCACCGGATGCCGCGTCCCGCGCCGTACCCGGCACCCGCACCGCCCCCACAGCCACAGCCACAGCCACAAACGCAACCTGTGGCGGATCCTTACGGACAGAACCCTTATGGGAGCGACCCGTATGGTGTCGATCCGTATGGAACCGATCCCTATCGTGGGCAGCAGCAGAACCCGCCTTACTACGGCTGA
- a CDS encoding YnfA family protein, which yields MTVARSIALFVVAAVLEIGGAWLIWQGVREHRGWGWTACGAVSLALYGFVATLQPSSDFGRVLAAYGGVFVAGSLLWAWVADGYRPDRFDVIGAAVCLVGMAIIMYAPRR from the coding sequence GTGACGGTCGCACGGTCCATCGCATTGTTCGTGGTCGCGGCGGTCCTGGAGATCGGCGGCGCGTGGCTGATCTGGCAGGGCGTGCGGGAGCACCGCGGCTGGGGGTGGACGGCGTGCGGGGCGGTGAGTCTGGCGTTGTACGGGTTCGTCGCGACGTTGCAGCCCTCCTCGGACTTCGGGCGGGTCCTGGCCGCCTACGGCGGGGTGTTCGTGGCGGGCTCGTTGCTGTGGGCCTGGGTCGCCGACGGCTACCGGCCGGACCGCTTCGACGTCATCGGCGCGGCGGTCTGCCTGGTGGGCATGGCGATCATCATGTACGCGCCACGGCGCTGA
- a CDS encoding ABC transporter substrate-binding protein, producing MRRTLRTRSLRVAAGLLAAGVALTACSSSSSKGGSSAGGGVPGADALTNAKGVVNLTFWHSMQGTNQKAVTAIVDAFNAKYQGKIHVTDSFQGSYDDAIAKYKTAVSSHTTPSIMQVYDVGTRFMVDSKQAVPVADLAAKDGYSLADLQPNIANYYTVGGKLESMPFNSSMPLLYINVEAFKKAGLDPSNPPKTLDELAADAQKLTVKDGSGKTTQYGFGAADYGWFVEQLAAESGSLYCDNGNGRTAPATKLNITSGAPLTYTNWWSGLVKSGEALNTGRPTTDAQAAFKAGKVAMNLESTGVLGGYVDAGSKASSPFTVATAPFPKVSASDTGGPIIGGASLWIDRVGHSDAEVRASWEFAKFAASAQQQAAWHQATGYFPVSVSALQDPTDVAYRQAHPQFQTAIDELKATQPSAATAGCLLGVMPQARADLEQAMLSVATTGTSADSALSDASTKISKLISDYNSAVSG from the coding sequence ATGAGGAGAACACTCCGCACGCGCTCGCTGCGTGTGGCCGCCGGCCTGCTGGCCGCCGGAGTCGCGCTGACGGCCTGCAGCTCGTCGTCTTCGAAGGGCGGCTCGTCCGCCGGGGGCGGCGTCCCCGGCGCCGACGCGCTGACCAACGCCAAGGGGGTCGTGAACCTGACCTTCTGGCACAGCATGCAGGGCACCAACCAGAAGGCGGTCACCGCGATCGTCGACGCCTTCAACGCCAAGTACCAGGGCAAGATCCACGTCACGGACAGCTTCCAGGGCTCGTACGACGACGCGATCGCGAAGTACAAGACGGCGGTGTCCTCGCACACCACGCCGTCGATCATGCAGGTCTACGACGTCGGCACCCGGTTCATGGTGGACTCCAAGCAGGCCGTGCCGGTCGCGGACCTCGCGGCCAAGGACGGCTACTCGCTGGCCGACCTGCAGCCGAACATCGCCAACTACTACACGGTCGGCGGCAAGCTGGAGTCGATGCCCTTCAACTCCTCGATGCCGCTGCTGTACATCAACGTCGAGGCGTTCAAGAAGGCCGGGCTGGACCCGTCGAACCCGCCGAAGACCCTGGACGAACTGGCCGCCGACGCGCAGAAGCTGACCGTCAAGGACGGGAGCGGCAAGACCACGCAGTACGGCTTCGGCGCCGCCGACTACGGCTGGTTCGTGGAGCAGCTGGCCGCCGAGTCCGGCTCGCTGTACTGCGACAACGGCAACGGCCGCACCGCGCCGGCGACCAAGCTGAACATCACCTCCGGCGCCCCGCTCACCTACACCAACTGGTGGTCCGGGCTGGTCAAGAGCGGCGAGGCGCTGAACACCGGCCGGCCGACCACGGACGCGCAGGCCGCGTTCAAGGCCGGCAAGGTGGCGATGAACCTGGAGTCCACCGGCGTGCTCGGCGGCTACGTGGACGCCGGTTCCAAGGCGTCCTCGCCGTTCACCGTGGCCACCGCGCCGTTCCCGAAGGTCTCGGCCTCCGACACCGGCGGCCCGATCATCGGCGGCGCCTCGCTGTGGATCGACCGCGTCGGGCACTCCGACGCCGAGGTCCGCGCGTCGTGGGAGTTCGCGAAGTTCGCCGCCTCGGCGCAGCAGCAGGCCGCCTGGCACCAGGCGACCGGCTACTTCCCGGTCAGCGTCTCGGCGCTGCAGGACCCGACGGACGTCGCCTACCGGCAGGCGCACCCGCAGTTCCAGACCGCGATCGACGAGCTGAAGGCCACCCAGCCGAGCGCCGCCACCGCGGGCTGCCTGCTCGGCGTGATGCCGCAGGCGCGGGCCGACCTGGAGCAGGCGATGCTGTCGGTGGCGACCACCGGCACGTCGGCGGACTCGGCGCTGTCCGACGCCTCGACGAAGATCTCGAAGCTGATCAGCGACTACAACTCGGCGGTGAGCGGCTGA
- a CDS encoding L,D-transpeptidase yields the protein MRTSGAGKGGALIAVAGAVALGVTGCASNSANSGESKTSTTDAVQQAAAVAGTSSAPAAAHAAADDLTSSVPNRPAGGAANSGPAAVPGAAPAAARNTNPVPKLTTKPQPILHPTKPTAPTTPAPPKTTGSNWLSGVPLGHNTPGALDPRCKTGRVICIDMSTRTLLWVVNGKVQYGMDVRFGDENNPTRKGKFDIYLKMEHCISTIYHTSMPDAMFFSGGEAVHFSIDFATYGYAHHSHGCVNVRDRAAVAKLFADTRLGDSVVVY from the coding sequence ATGAGGACTTCAGGGGCGGGGAAGGGCGGCGCTTTGATCGCCGTGGCCGGCGCGGTGGCGCTCGGCGTGACGGGGTGCGCGTCGAACTCCGCGAATTCGGGCGAGAGCAAGACCTCCACCACTGACGCGGTGCAGCAGGCGGCGGCCGTGGCCGGGACGTCGTCGGCGCCGGCCGCCGCGCACGCGGCCGCGGACGATCTGACGTCTTCCGTGCCCAACCGGCCGGCCGGCGGCGCGGCGAACAGCGGTCCCGCGGCCGTCCCCGGCGCCGCCCCGGCGGCGGCCCGGAACACCAACCCGGTGCCCAAGCTGACGACCAAGCCGCAGCCGATCCTGCACCCGACCAAGCCGACGGCGCCGACCACGCCCGCGCCGCCCAAGACCACCGGCTCCAACTGGCTGTCCGGCGTGCCGCTGGGCCACAACACCCCCGGCGCCCTGGACCCGCGCTGCAAGACCGGCCGCGTCATCTGCATCGACATGAGCACCCGCACCCTGCTCTGGGTGGTCAACGGCAAGGTGCAGTACGGGATGGACGTCCGCTTCGGCGACGAGAACAACCCGACCCGCAAGGGCAAGTTCGACATCTACCTGAAGATGGAGCACTGCATCTCGACGATCTACCACACGTCGATGCCGGATGCGATGTTCTTCAGCGGCGGCGAGGCCGTGCACTTCTCCATCGACTTCGCGACCTACGGCTACGCGCACCACTCGCACGGCTGTGTGAACGTCCGCGACCGGGCGGCCGTGGCGAAGCTGTTCGCCGACACCCGGCTCGGGGACAGCGTGGTCGTTTACTGA